A window from Setaria italica strain Yugu1 chromosome VIII, Setaria_italica_v2.0, whole genome shotgun sequence encodes these proteins:
- the LOC101766338 gene encoding zinc-finger homeodomain protein 10-like, which produces MVAGNNEHYPMDDITVRTPCELLTPVRKMVKAVAHGIAEVPCAACGCHRNFHHRLPEEPPSPPLLALPPPLPVQPASVPQHVMREVPEDRLPAAFDDEEIDESGEGSDFDEDRLLSPLSAPAMGLPGYLQPAPHMLLVLSTGAPGASIPAVVPRPPASLGPMPAPGAASAAARKRLRTKFSLEQKQRMQVLSERLGCHLQMVCCQGGREEGDLGEKWR; this is translated from the exons ATGGTTGCGGGCAACAATGAACACTACCccatggacgacatcactgTGAGGACCCCATGTGAGCTTCTTACTCCAGTGAGGAAAATGGTCAAAGCAGTGGCTCACGGTATTGCTGAAGTACCG TGCGCCGCCTGCGGGTGCCACCGCAACTTCCACCACCGGCTCCCCGAGGAGCCGCCCTCACCGCCCCTCCTCGCGttgcctcctccccttcccgtGCAGCCAGCTTCGGTGCCGCAGCACGTGATGCGTGAGGTGCCGGAGGACCGCCTGCCGGCCGCCTTCGATGATGAAGAGATCGACGAGTCGGGCGAGGGGTCGGACTTCGACGAGGATCGCCTGTTGTCGCCGTtgtcggcgccggcgatggggcTGCCGGGATACCTCCAGCCGGCACCGCACATGCTCCTCGTGCTGAGCACCGGCGCGCCGGGCGCCTCGATCCCAGCGGTGGTGCCAAGGCCTCCGGCCTCCCTAGGCCCGATGCCGGCACCAGGTGCCGCTTCGGCGGCAGCGCGGAAGCGGCTCCGCACCAAGTTCAGCCTGGAGCAGAAGCAGCGGATGCAGGTGCTATCAGAGCGGCTGGGGTGCCATTTGCAGATGGTTTGTTGTCAGGGAGGTAGGGAGGAGGGAGACCTAGGGGAGAAGTGGAGATAG